The following are encoded in a window of Chaetodon auriga isolate fChaAug3 chromosome 24, fChaAug3.hap1, whole genome shotgun sequence genomic DNA:
- the LOC143317355 gene encoding uncharacterized protein LOC143317355 — MKLLLSSLLLASLCALSSWSVSSGVRVVTQTPDVSIMEGEAVNITCCWTGEFKRLTVKWLKNQTNIKSETFSNPLPVASTCSVLAFTTIRVEDSGTYTCKVFQDIPVLTVVEGEGTVISVTARENTKDNTTGGDHPGPSRDSVPLALIICLAVGAPVLIVLACFCALQRRQAQAARVIYEVPHIDSEEADMDKHSTSSSRGSSQWCQVPVYESFDYFERVQTKDSG; from the exons ATGAAGCTTCTGCTCAGCAGCCTGCTGCTTGCCTCTCTGTGTGCGCTCTCATCCTGGA GTGTTTCATCTGGTGTGCGTGTTGTCACCCAGACCCCTGATGTCTCCATCATGGAGGGGGAGGCAGTAAacatcacctgctgctggacgGGGGAGTTTAAAAGACTGACCGTGAAATGGctaaaaaatcaaacaaatataaAGAGCGAGACCTTTAGCAATCCCCTTCCTGTGGCATCCACCTGCTCAGTCTTGGCCTTTACGACTATCAGGGTGGAGGATTCGGGGACATACACCTGCAAGGTGTTTCAGGACATACCGGTTTTAACTGTGGTTGAAGGAGAAGGTACTGTCATCAGCGTTACGGCCAGAGAGAACACGAAGGACAACACAACAGGAG GCGATCATCCAGGACCCAGCAGGGATTCTGTCCCACTTGCCCTGATAATTTGCCTGGCTGTAGGGGCTCCGGTGCTCATTGTGCTCGCCTGTTTCTGCGCTCTACAACGGAGGCAAG cACAAGCAGCCAGGGTGATCTATGAAGTCCCCCACATCGACTCTGAGGAGGCTGACATGGACAAACACAGcaccagctcctccagaggCTCTTCTCAGTGG TGTCAGGTTCCTGTGTACGAATCCTTCGATTACTTTGAGCGTGTGCAGACCAAAGACAGTGGGTGA
- the LOC143317268 gene encoding protein S100-P-like — MTQLETAMAILMKTFDTYAASEGSKESLSKAEVKTLLEKELPGMLKAAKNQEEVDKLLKGLDFNNDSEVDFSEFVVMVAALTCACHDRYHKK, encoded by the exons ATGACCCAGCTCGAGACAGCCATGGCTATCCTGATGAAGACCTTTGATACGTACGCTGCCAGCGAGGGCAGTAAGGAGTCCCTGAGCAAAGCCGAGGTCAAGACTTTGCTGGAGAAGGAGCTGCCCGGAATGCTCAAG GCAGCGAAGAACCAAGAGGAGGTGGACAAGCTGCTGAAAGGTCTGGACTTTAATAACGACTCTGAGGTCGACTTCAGCGAATTTGTGGTGATGGTTGCTGCTCTCACCTGCGCCTGCCACGACCGCTATCACAAGAAGTGA